From the Catalinimonas alkaloidigena genome, the window TGTCTGGATCGGCGCAGGGGGGAGGGCTGGTTTTGTCCGCGGGGCGGGCGCTGCACCCGGCCGGCAGCCTGAAGTGCCGGAAGGGCAGGTCGCGCAGCAACGCCATGGCGTAGAGTTCGGCAATTTCGCCCAGCAGTTCGTCGCTGTCCAGCCGCGGCGCGGGGGGCATGGTTACGGCTTGGGCGTCGGGCCCTTGCAGGTCGAACACGTTACCGGCCCCGGCGCTTTCCCAGGCGCGCACATATGCGCCTTTTTCAGCAGGATTCTTCGGATTGGGCGGGTACTCTTTCGCCATGTTCGAACACCAGGCACTGGCACGTGTCGCGGCGGTAGAATCGACCTTGATGCGTTCGTCGCTGGGGCAATTGGGCGTCACGAATTTCACCCCCGGACCGAGCGGCGTGTGCTGGAAGTCGACCGGATCGCCCGACTGAATGCCCGCCACGAACAGTTTGTAGTCTACAGGATTCAGCAGCAGTCCGGTGGTGAGGTCGTGCGGCAGCCCCTTGGTGAAGCTGGCCAGACACGTGATGGGGCAGTCGGGTCGGTCGCTGTAGTCGCGGTACTCGTACTCTTCTTTGTTGTTCAGGTGGTGGGGGTGAGGCCGGTGTGACGCCAGCTTGGCGGCTTCGTTGCGGACGGTCTCGGCAGTAGTAGGACGGGCGGTTTGCATAAAGAAAAGGTGCGGATGAGATGGAAGAAAGTAAGATCAGGCAGCGGCTGGCCAGGGTGCAGCGCGCTGGAAACGAACGTAGCGGGAAAAGCAAGCAAGCCGGGGCAACGGCCGGTGGCGAACGCAAGGCCATGGGGCGAGACGCTTCCGCAGGAAGAATACAACGCTGGTCAGCGGAGGAAGAAAAGCGTGACGTCTAAACGCGCAGGTGCTCCTGGCGGAAGCAGCTCAGAGCGGCATGACAGCGGCCGAAACGCCGACGTGCGCGGGCCTGGACTCGCACCAGAAACGCCCAATTCGTAAAGCAAGGTCGCCGGTTCTCCGCACAAGCTCAATACCTATTTTTCAGTATTTTCTAGCGCCCGGCGCTTCATTCGGCCGTTGCGGGTTGGGACACGCGTTGGAACCGGTGCCTGAAGTCGGACGGGTTTTGCCCGTGGCTCTTCTTGAAAAACTTGTTGAGGTGACTTTCGTCGAAAAAGCCGAATTCGGCCGCGATCTGTTTGAGGCTGTCGTGGCTATAGCGGAGTCGCTGCTCAATCAGCTTGAGGCGGTAGTGGCCCACGTAATCGCGCAGGGTAGTGCCGACCTGATTCTTGAACAGAATGCCGAAATAATGCGGCGAGTAGTGAAAGTGATCGGCCAGACTTTTGAGGGTCAGTTGCGACGGCTCGTAAATGTGGCGCTCGATGTAGTCCAGCATTTCGGACGTTTCGCTGGGGGCCGATTCGGCCGGAGGGGTGCCCGGCGGCACGTGGTTCCGCTTGATCAGCGTAATCAGAAGCGAAAAAAGCTGGAAGATCATCCGTTGGTGATGCAACGCCTGCCGTTGGTACTCGGCCGAGATCATCTCCATCAGGTTTTCGGCCAGCTGGGTATCGTGCTCCGACCGCAGGAGGCTGCACTTTTTCATCTGCGTCTGCGTCGTCCACAACAGATGGTCCACGTCGCGGTTCCAGTGGACCGGCAGTTGTAAATCGGCACTATCCTGCAAATAGAGTCGCGTAAACTTGAAGTAGATGAAGCGGGTCCGTTCTTCGATCCGGAACTCGTGCTCGTCTTCCGGGCCTAACAGAAACAAATCGCCCCGCTGGTACGGATTGCCAAGACCATTGATGTGGTGCGTACCCCGCCCCCGCGCGATGTAAATAAGTTCGAAATGGTTGTGGTTGTGCAGCGGATGCGTCCACCGGTCCAGTTCAAAGTCTTCTACTTTCAGGCTTTCGAATTGTTTGTAGCGCTTCATGCGGGATGTTTTTACAGCAAAACCATTGAAATATACAAGAACTCCCCCAGCTCGCTTTCGTTTTTTTACCCGACCAAGTACGATTTCTGAACCGCCGTGCTGTGCAGCAGTAGCGGTATCGATAACGACAACCATGGAAAAACGACGCTTAGGAAATACCGATTTGCATACGGCTCCGCTGGTCTTCGGCGGCAACGTGTTGGGGTGGACCCTCGACGAACAAGAATCCTTTGCCATCCTGGACAGCTTTGTGGACGCCGGTTTTAACGCCGTCGATACGGCCGACGTCTACTCGCGCTGGGCGGCAGGCAATCAGGGTGGCGAATCGGAGACAATTCTCGGCAAATGGATGAAGCAGCGCGGCAACCGCGACCAGATCCTGCTCATCACCAAAGTGGGTTCTGACATGGGGCAGGGCCACAAGGACATCTCCGAACGTTACATCCTGCAGGCCGTCGACAAGTCGTTGCAACGCCTGCAAACCGACCACATCGACCTGTATTTTACCCATTGGGACGACGACAAAACTCCGGTCGAAGAGACGCTGGGAGCTTACCAGAAGCTGATCGACGCCGGGAAAGTCCGGTGGATCGGTGCATCGAACCTGTCGCCCGAACGACTTCAGGCATCGCTGGATGCCAGCGAACATCAGAACCTGCCCCGCTACGAAGTGTTTCAGCCGGAATACAACCTCTACGACCGGCAGGGATTTGAGGAAGGCGTGGGACCTCTCTGCGAAAAATACGGGTTGGGCGTCATCACATACTTCTCATTAGCCAGTGGTTTTTTGAGTGGTAAGTACCGTCGGAGCGACGACCTCGACAAAAGTGTGCGCGGAGGCGGCATCAAAAAATATTTAAATGAGCGGGGAGACCGCATTTTGAGTGCGCTGGACGCGTTGGCCGAAAAGCAGGGCGCTACACCCGCCGCGGTCACGCTGGCGTGGCTGATGGCCAAACCTGCCGTGACGGCTCCGATTGCCAGCGCCACAAAAGCCAAGCACATCCAGGCCTTTCAGGAAGCGGCTCAACTCAAACTGAGCGCCGAAGACAGGGAGCAACTGCAAGAAGCGTCGGCGTACTCGCAAACCGCCTGATACTACTTTTTCAACTTTACGAACCCACTTTTTCAACTGAAAGCGTTCTGCGTCCACGACGTAGGACGCTTTTGTTTTTGAGAGGCTTTGTCCCAGCGTTTGGTTCGCTTCGACGAAGTGCGTCAGCTTACGAATACAGCCGGAACAGGTGCTGGAAAACGTAGTGGCTGATGTCCCGCCGGAGCTGCTCCGGATCGGTGCCGTCGCCGTCCGTGTTGGTGATCCCGAGGCAGGCCGTGCCCGACGTGGGATGAACGTAAAAGAAGGAGTAAAATGCTTTCTGGGTGCCCGTATGGCCAATCACCTCCATACCGTCGAAGGCCTCCACGAAGAACGATAACGCCACTGACGAGCGTACGCCCTCCACCTCCTCAATCGGGTGCTGCACCTGCCAAAGCTCTTCCAGCGACGCCCGCTTCAAGATTTCGTATTCGGTTGGTTGCCCGGTCAGGAAATTCAGGTACTTCACCATGTCGTCGAGGGGGGCGTTCAGGCCTCCGTTCGACGCCGTAATGCCGGTATCGAAATCGATGCCGTTGGCGTGGGGCTGTCCGTCGCGTACGGTATAGTTGTTGGCGCGGTACCGCAAAAGGTGGTAGGGCGTGGTGTC encodes:
- a CDS encoding helix-turn-helix transcriptional regulator → MKRYKQFESLKVEDFELDRWTHPLHNHNHFELIYIARGRGTHHINGLGNPYQRGDLFLLGPEDEHEFRIEERTRFIYFKFTRLYLQDSADLQLPVHWNRDVDHLLWTTQTQMKKCSLLRSEHDTQLAENLMEMISAEYQRQALHHQRMIFQLFSLLITLIKRNHVPPGTPPAESAPSETSEMLDYIERHIYEPSQLTLKSLADHFHYSPHYFGILFKNQVGTTLRDYVGHYRLKLIEQRLRYSHDSLKQIAAEFGFFDESHLNKFFKKSHGQNPSDFRHRFQRVSQPATAE
- a CDS encoding aldo/keto reductase is translated as MEKRRLGNTDLHTAPLVFGGNVLGWTLDEQESFAILDSFVDAGFNAVDTADVYSRWAAGNQGGESETILGKWMKQRGNRDQILLITKVGSDMGQGHKDISERYILQAVDKSLQRLQTDHIDLYFTHWDDDKTPVEETLGAYQKLIDAGKVRWIGASNLSPERLQASLDASEHQNLPRYEVFQPEYNLYDRQGFEEGVGPLCEKYGLGVITYFSLASGFLSGKYRRSDDLDKSVRGGGIKKYLNERGDRILSALDALAEKQGATPAAVTLAWLMAKPAVTAPIASATKAKHIQAFQEAAQLKLSAEDREQLQEASAYSQTA